A window from Mixophyes fleayi isolate aMixFle1 chromosome 12, aMixFle1.hap1, whole genome shotgun sequence encodes these proteins:
- the ZFYVE19 gene encoding abscission/NoCut checkpoint regulator isoform X1: MDRRCFSCASKFSIFKKECGCKSCRHSFCAGCLGFSAVLPTYGNAKQKICKKCYENISSGMRTTNNTSKWSPPENYKKRVAALEAKQSHYKEMQKGPGSLHVDANLRYRGLSPEDRAIAERLEKLKQETKPKSTCSTAEIESRIEALRKETQPPAPSVQEMEDRLAILQGKIPLSRTSKPMHQPPDTRTGTQKVDDLLTQLTDEVAIDHHWDPDSQPPEVTTQPINNLSKADERDSWIGLNIELDAEQLEKEKDKILKEAAAELRDDNTRQEKMLEIAKRLATLQGKDPEKVTMDNCKLYESDEETEEEAVQRILKQLSEEVVLDEASGYNILPEQSRTVDNSRGKETGNKLPPTQMATAQIQPARGTSVKPKQPDSDEEELPWCCICNEDAVLRCHDCDDDLYCKRCFREGHDEFDRKEHRTSQYRPSRKKKGSK, from the exons TGTGGCTGTAAATCCTGCAGACATTCATTCTGTGCTGGATGTCTTGGATTCAGCGCCGTTTTACCTACATATGGTAACGCAAAGCAAAAAATCTGCAAGAAATGTTATGAAAATATTAGCAG tGGCATGAGAACAACAAACAATACATCCAAGTGGTCTCCACCAGAGAATTACAAGAA GAGAGTGGCAGCATTAGAAGCTAAACAGAGTCATTATAAAGAGATGCAGAAGGGTCCAGGATCTTTGCATGTCGATGCCAACTTGAGGTATCGGGGGTTATCACCAGAAGACCGAGCTATAGCTGAACGACTGGAAAAACTCAAACAGGAAACCAAACCTA AATCCACTTGCTCAACAGCTGAAATAGAATCCAGGATAGAGGCTTTGCGGAAGGAAACGCAGCCACCTGCCCCATCTGTACAAGAAATGGAGGATCGGCTAGCCATATTGCAGGGGAAAATTCCATTATCCAGAACAAGCAAGCCG aTGCACCAACCACCAGATACTAGGACTGGGACACAAAAAGTTGATGACTTGCTAACTCAACTGACGGATGAAGTAGCCATAGATCATCATTGGGATCCAGATTCTCAACCACCAG AAGTCACTACTCAACCGATAAACAACCTGAGCAAAGCTGATGAAAGGGATAGCTGGATAGGTCTTAATATTGAATTGGATGCAGAGCAATTGGAGAAAGAGAAGGACAAGATCCTGAAAGAAGCTGCTGCGGAATTACGAGACGACAATACGAGGCAAGAGAAAATGTTGGAGATAGCAAAGAGACTTGCAACATTACAAGGCAAAGATCCAGAAAAAG TAACTATGGACAACTGTAAACTGTATGAAAGTGATGAAGAAACCGAGGAAgaagctgtacagagaattctaAAGCAG CTCTCTGAAGAAGTTGTTCTAGATGAAGCGAGTGGATATAATATTCTTCCAGAGCAGAGCAGAACTGTGGATAacagcagaggaaaggaaactGGAAATAAACTACCCCCAACACAAATG GCCACAGCTCAGATTCAACCAGCTAGAGGCACATCTGTAAAACCCAAACAGCCAGACAGCGATGAGGAAGAACTGCCCTGGTGCTGTATCTGTAATGAGGACGCTGTCTTGCGATGTCATGACTGCGATGATGATCTCTACTGCAAGAGATGCTTCAG GGAAGGGCATGATGAATTTGACCGGAAGGAGCATCGGACATCTCAGTATCGCCCTTCCAGAAAGAAGAAAGGATCTAAATAA
- the ZFYVE19 gene encoding abscission/NoCut checkpoint regulator isoform X2: MRTTNNTSKWSPPENYKKRVAALEAKQSHYKEMQKGPGSLHVDANLRYRGLSPEDRAIAERLEKLKQETKPKSTCSTAEIESRIEALRKETQPPAPSVQEMEDRLAILQGKIPLSRTSKPMHQPPDTRTGTQKVDDLLTQLTDEVAIDHHWDPDSQPPEVTTQPINNLSKADERDSWIGLNIELDAEQLEKEKDKILKEAAAELRDDNTRQEKMLEIAKRLATLQGKDPEKVTMDNCKLYESDEETEEEAVQRILKQLSEEVVLDEASGYNILPEQSRTVDNSRGKETGNKLPPTQMATAQIQPARGTSVKPKQPDSDEEELPWCCICNEDAVLRCHDCDDDLYCKRCFREGHDEFDRKEHRTSQYRPSRKKKGSK, encoded by the exons ATGAGAACAACAAACAATACATCCAAGTGGTCTCCACCAGAGAATTACAAGAA GAGAGTGGCAGCATTAGAAGCTAAACAGAGTCATTATAAAGAGATGCAGAAGGGTCCAGGATCTTTGCATGTCGATGCCAACTTGAGGTATCGGGGGTTATCACCAGAAGACCGAGCTATAGCTGAACGACTGGAAAAACTCAAACAGGAAACCAAACCTA AATCCACTTGCTCAACAGCTGAAATAGAATCCAGGATAGAGGCTTTGCGGAAGGAAACGCAGCCACCTGCCCCATCTGTACAAGAAATGGAGGATCGGCTAGCCATATTGCAGGGGAAAATTCCATTATCCAGAACAAGCAAGCCG aTGCACCAACCACCAGATACTAGGACTGGGACACAAAAAGTTGATGACTTGCTAACTCAACTGACGGATGAAGTAGCCATAGATCATCATTGGGATCCAGATTCTCAACCACCAG AAGTCACTACTCAACCGATAAACAACCTGAGCAAAGCTGATGAAAGGGATAGCTGGATAGGTCTTAATATTGAATTGGATGCAGAGCAATTGGAGAAAGAGAAGGACAAGATCCTGAAAGAAGCTGCTGCGGAATTACGAGACGACAATACGAGGCAAGAGAAAATGTTGGAGATAGCAAAGAGACTTGCAACATTACAAGGCAAAGATCCAGAAAAAG TAACTATGGACAACTGTAAACTGTATGAAAGTGATGAAGAAACCGAGGAAgaagctgtacagagaattctaAAGCAG CTCTCTGAAGAAGTTGTTCTAGATGAAGCGAGTGGATATAATATTCTTCCAGAGCAGAGCAGAACTGTGGATAacagcagaggaaaggaaactGGAAATAAACTACCCCCAACACAAATG GCCACAGCTCAGATTCAACCAGCTAGAGGCACATCTGTAAAACCCAAACAGCCAGACAGCGATGAGGAAGAACTGCCCTGGTGCTGTATCTGTAATGAGGACGCTGTCTTGCGATGTCATGACTGCGATGATGATCTCTACTGCAAGAGATGCTTCAG GGAAGGGCATGATGAATTTGACCGGAAGGAGCATCGGACATCTCAGTATCGCCCTTCCAGAAAGAAGAAAGGATCTAAATAA